In the bacterium genome, TGCCGGGACCGGCTGGCTCACTTCAAGGCGCCGAAATCGGTGGAGTTCTTCGAGGCGTTGCCGAAAGGCGGCACCGGCAAGATTCTAAAGGCGCACCTGCGCGAGCCGTACTGGGCCGGGCGCGCCAAACGCGTGAATTGAGGACGGGCCCTCGGTGGTGGGGTCGCTGGGCAGCGGTGAGCAGGGGGAGACGATCCTGAACGATCGTTCGGAGGTCGGTCGCGAGATCGAACGCAATGCCTCCGCGTCCCTGGTCGACCTCGGCGGGGGCGCCGCGTGCGTGGTGTTCCATTCCAAGCTGAACACGCTCGACCTCGACATCGTCCAGATGCTGGATACCGCCCTTGATCGTCTGGAGCGCGACTTCGCCGCCCTCGTGATCGGAAACCCGGCCAAGGATTTTTCGGTCGGCGGAAATTTGCAATTGCTCGTGCTCGGCGCTGCGGAAGGGAGATGGGACGAGATCGACCGAGCGGTCCGGCAGTTCCAGTACGTCACCCTGCGCATCCGGAAAGCACCGAAGCCGGTGATCGGTGCCCCTTCCGGCCGGACTCTCGCAGGTGGAGCAGAGCTCTGTCTTGCCTGTGCGCGCCTGCAGGCGGCTGCGGAGACGTACATGGGGCTTGTCGAGACCGGGGTGGGTCTGGTCCCCGCCGGCGGCGGGACGATGGAGATGGTGAAGCGGGCCCAGGCGCGCATCCCGGCAGAGGTCGCCGCCGACCTGCTGCCGCTCGTCCAGTGGACGTTCGAGACCATCGCGCTGGCCAAAGTGTCCCGGTCGGCAAGTGAGGCCCGGGCGTGGGGCTATCTGCGCGAGCACGACGGCATCACCACGAACGCCGGCCGGTTGATCGAGGACGCTAAGGATGCGGCGCTGGCCGTCGCCCGGCTCGGCTACCGGCCCTCGGGGCCGGGCCGCATCCGTGTGATCGGACAGCGCGGCCGGGCAGCGCTCTGGGCTCTGCTCTATAATCTGAAGGCCGGCGGCCACATCACCCCCTACGACGAGGTCGTCGGGAGGAAGCTCGCCCACGTCATGGCCGGAGGGGATGTCCCCGAAGGGGCGTGGGTGTCCGAGGAGTACCTGCTGGACCTGGAGCGGGAGGCCTACCTGAGCCTGCTGGGGGAGGCCAAGACACAGGAACGAATCCGCCATCTGTTGCGGACCGGCACGCCGCTCCGCAACTAGGGGAGAAGATGCCGATGCGGGACGCCGTGATCGTCTCGGCCGTCCGGACCGCGGTCGGCAAGGCGCCGCGGGGGACGTTGAAGGATACCCGGCCGGACGAGATGGCCGCGGTAGTGATCCGAGAGGCGGTGCGGCGGGTGCCCGGGCTTGCCCCCGACGCCGTGGAGGACGTCGTGCTCGGCTGCGCGATGCCCGAGGGGGAACAAGGGCTCAACGTGGCCCGCGTCGCCTCATTGCGCGCCGGCCTCCCGGTAGGGACCTCGGCCCAGACCGTGAACCGCTTTTGCTCGTCAGGCCTCCAAGCCATCGCGATCGCATCCTACGAGGTGATGGTTGGCCAGGTGGATGTAGCCGTGGCGGGCGGGGTCGAGAGCATGAGCCTCGTGCCGCGGCGAGGGAACAAGTACGCGCCGAACCCGCACTTGGCCGCGGAGTGGCCGGAGGTGTTCATCTCGATGGGCCTGACCGCGGAGAATGTGGCCCGGCGGTTCAACATCTCTCGCGTCGATCAGGATGCGTTCAGCCTGCGCAGCCACGAGCGCGCGGCGGCCGCCCGGGCCTCGGGCCGTTTCCGGGACGAGGTGGTCCAGCTCGCCGTGATGCGGTGGGAGGAGGAGGATGGGCGTCCGCGCGGGCGCGAGACCGTGTTCGAGGTCGACGAGGGAGTCCGCCCCGACACCTCGCTGGACCGGCTCGCGGCGTTGGCTCCTGCGTTCGCCCGTGACGGGACGGTGACGGCGGGCAACTCGTCGCAGACGAGTGACGGCGCAGCGGCCGCGGTCGTCATGGCCGGTGAGGTCGCGGAGCGGCTCGGTGTGCGGCCGCTCGGCATCTTCCGCTCGTTCGCCGTAGCGGGGGTGGCCCCGGAGGTCATGGGCGTGGGACCCGTGGAGGCGGTCCCGAAAGCGCTCAATCACGCGGGGGTCCGCCTCCAGGACGTCGACCTCATCGAGTTGAACGAGGCGTTCGCCGCACAATCGCTCGCGGTGATCCGGGTCCTCGACCTGGACGAGGAGCGGCTGAACGTGAACGGGGGTGCCATCGCCCTCGGGCACCCGCTGGGGTGCTCCGGGGCGCGGATGACGGCGACGCTCTTGCACGAAATGCGGCGCCGGCGGGCGCGGTATGGGGTGGTGACGATGTGCGTCGGCGGAGGCATGGGCGCTGCCGGCGTCTTCGAACGACCGTAGCGAGAGGTGCCGGAAGAGACGGCAGGTAAGATACTTTGGCCCACCAACCGAAGGGAGGGGAAAGCGATGAGGCGATGGGGAGCGCTCGTAATCGTCGCGGCCCTGATCGCGATCGGGCCGTCCGGCGCAGGCGCGCAGGCGCCGTTGATCAAGGTAGGTGTCCCGGGTCCTCTGCAACTGGCCGTCGGGCAAGGTATTGTGTACGGTTTGGAGCTCGCCGCCGGTGAGATCAACGCCGCCGGGGGGATTCTCGGACGCAAGCTCACCCTGGTGCCGGAGGACGAGGCCGAGAATCCCGAGGTCGGCATCGCCGCCATCCGCAAGCTGATCGAGAGCAACAAGGTCGACGTCCTGATCGGGGGACAGACGAGCGGCGTCGTCCTCGCGCAACTCCCGCACATTTCCCGCGGCAAGATCATCTACCTGGGGGTGGGAGCCTCTTCGCCGCTGATCACCGAGCAGGTCAGAAAGGACTACGCCAACTTCAAGTACCTCTTTCGAGTCACTCCGGTGAACTCCACGTACCTGGGCTTCGCCCTCGCCGACTTCGTCGACGAGTTCGTCAAGACCGAACTCAAGGCGACGAAGATCGCGATCGTCGGGGAGAACCTGGTCTGGGTGCAGGGGGTGCTCCCGGCGATGGAACGCCGGCTCGCCGAGAAGCAGGGCCTCCAGGTCGTCTACAAGGAGCTGTTCGACGTCCGGACCACGGACTTCAGCCCCATGTTCGCCAAGGCGCGCGCCGCCGGAGCCCAATTCGTCGTCCCCCTCATGTCCCACGCGTCCTCCGATGTGGTGGTGAAGGCCTACGCGTCCCTCAAGGTTCCGGTTCCCTGGGGCGGCATCGACGTGAAGCAACAAGAAGCCGACGCCTGCGAGAAGCTCGGCGGCGCCTCGGTGGGAGAGGTCATCCTGTTCGGGAGCCCGCCGCTCAAGGTGGCCGTCACACCGAAGTCGATTCCGTTTCTTGAGAAGTACACCGATCGGTTCAAGCGTGCGCCCGTCTACACCTCGTTCGGCGCGTACGACGCGATGTATATCTACAAGGCGGCCGTGGAGAAAGCGCAGACGCTCGACCCGGAGAAGGTCATTCCATTTCTCGAGAAGACCGACTACGTCGGGGCCAGCGGCCACGTGGTCTTCGACGAGGTGCACGACGTCCGCTACGGCCCTGGGTACGCGGTTGAGACGATGGTGCAGTGGCAGGACGGGTGCAAGCGGGCGTTGATCTGGCCGAGAAACCTCGCCACCGGAAAGTACGCCCCGCTCGCCTGGCTGCGGTAACGGCCGCTCGAGGGCCGGCATGGCAGATGTCCTGATCCTCGGCGCGATCAACAGCGCCATCTACGCCATGCTGGCCCTCGGCTTCACCCTGATCTTTGGGGTCGGCCGCGTGGTCAACCTGGCCCACGGATCGTTCTATGCCATGGGGGTGTACATCGCCTACACCCTGGTGGTCGTGCTCGGCCTTCCGCTCCTGGTCGGGACGGCCGCGGCCGTGCTCGCCGTCGCGGCGGTCGGCCTGGCAATGGACCGAGTGCTGATCCGCCCGCTCCGGCACTCGGTCCTCGCCGTGCTGATCATCACCGTGGTGTTCGCCTTGCTCTCGGAACAAGTGATCTTCGCGTTTTATGGCTACACGTCGCGCAACATTCCCTCGTTCACGACGACCACGCTGAACGTCCTGGGGGTGACCGTCGCCGGTCAGCGCGCCATTGCATTCGCGGTTGGAGGAATCGCGCTCGGCTTGGTTTGGCTCCTCGTCTACCGGACACGCTTCGGCAGCGCCATCCTGGCGGTCGCGCAGGACCGAGAGGCGGCCACGTACCTGGGCATCGATGTGGAACACGTTTCGAGGACGGTCATGGTGCTGTCCGCGGCCCTCGCGGCGACGGCCGGCGTCCTCGTCGCCCCTGTGCTTGTCGTCAGCCCGCAGATGTGGGTCCTGCCGCTCATCAAGTCGTTCGCCGTCGTCATTCTGGGCGGATTGGGGAGCATCCCCGGGAGCCTGCTCGCGTCCGTGCTTCTGGGGTACTCGGAGACCGCAGTCTCACGGTTTGCCAGCAGCGCCCTCTCCGAGCTCGTCCCGCTCGTGTTGATCCTCGTCACCCTCGTGGTCAGGCCGTCAGGGCTGCTTGGCAGACGGATCGAGCTCTAACGGCGGGCGTGAAGCGGCGACCGCGCGATCCCGTGAGGGCGGCGTGGATGAACTGAGCGAGCATCCGCCGGTTCCCGCCGCGATGTCCGGCATGCGCACGGCCGCTCCGGGTGTCGCGGTGTTGCTGGCGCTCGCCCTGGTGCCGTTAGCCGTTCGAGATCGGTACTTCTTGAGCGTGTTTACCCTGGCCAACCTGTACGCGGCGATCGCGGCGAGCTGGGACCTCCTCTCCGGTTACACGGGCCGGGAGAACTTTGGACACGCATTGTTCATCGGCACGGGGGCATACACGGCGGCCCTCCTCAACACGCGTCTCCATCTGTCTCCCGCGCTGGGGATCGCCGCGGGAGGGGTGGTGGTGGTGGCGTTCGCGATCCTTGTGGGCGTGCCCACCCTCAGGCTTCGGGGGCCGTACTTCGCGCTTGCGACCCTCGCGGTCGCGGGAATCATGGAGCGCCTGACGCTCTTGCTGTGGCCGCTCACCGGGGGCGAAGACGGGGTCTACGGCGTCCAGCCGCTGTCGCTCTCAGCGCCCACCACCTACTACGCAACCCTGGCGTTCATGGCGGTGGTGGTGGTCGGGCTCTATTGGGCCACGCGGAGCAAGTGGGGCATGGTCCTGCGTGCGATCCGCGCCAACGAAATGGCGTGCGAGGCCTCCGGGCTCAATACCACGGTCTACAAGATGGGCGCGCTGCTCTTGAGCGCCCTGCCCGCCGGATTGGCGGGCGGGCTGTATGCTCACGTGCAGGAACACGTGGGCCCGTCCGTCTATTCAGCGGCCCTGTCGGTCACCGTGATCATCATGGCCGTCATCGGCGGCATCGGCACCATCTACGGGGCCGCCGCGGGTGGGTTTCTCCTGACGGCGTTGGGGGAGGTCCTTCGCGGGTTCGGGTCGTACCGGCTTCTGCTCTTTTCGGCGATCCTGCTCCCGGTGATTCTGTACTGGCCTGGCGGGGTGATCGTCCAGCTCGTGGGGTGGCTCCGGGAGCGTGAGCGATGGCGCTGCTGACCACGGAAGGGCTGACCAAACGCTTCGGCGGCTTGACCGCGGTGGACGCGGTGACCTTTGCGGTTGAAGCGGGAGACCTCGTCGGGATCATCGGGCCAAACGGCGCCGGCAAGACGACGCTCTTCAGTCTGTTGTCGGGATTCCTCCGCCCCGATCTCGGGGCCGTGGTTTTCAAGGATCGCCGGATCTCGGGCCGCCCGCCGCACCGGATCGTCGACCAAGGGCTGGCCCGGACCTTCCAGGTCGTGCGGCCGTTTACGAACATGACCGTCCTGGACAATGTGGCCACGGCCTGCGTTTCGCCCCGGGCGCGCCGGATGGCCGGCGGTCGGGACGTCTGGCTGCATGCCATGGAGATCATCGCCGCGGTAGAGCTGGAGAAGAAGGCCGCCCAGCCGGTGGAGACCCTTCCGTTCGGGGACCTGCGCCGGTTGGAGATCGCGCGGGCTCTCGCCACGCACCCGGAACTCCTCCTGCTCGACGAACCGTTCTCCGGCCTCAGTATCTTGGAAGCCGCCCCTCTGGTGACGCTCATCGGCACCTTGGCCCGGCGGGGGACGACGATCCTGATCGTCGAGCACAAGCTCCGCGAGCTGATGCAGTTGGTGACACGTGTGATCGTCATGCAGTTCGGTCAGATCATCGCAGAAGGGCCGCCGGCGGTGGTCGCGCAGTCGCCTCGCGTCGTCGAGGCCTATCTGGGTGGAACCATGTCGGTCCCGCTGCGATGACCGCCGTCCTGGATCTCCGTGACCTCCGTGTCGCCTACGGGCGGGCGCTCGCGCTCGACGGGATCACGCTCGCGATCGAGGAGGGAGAAGCCGTCGCCGTCCTCGGTCCGAATGGGGCGGGGAAGACCACCCTCTTACGGGCGATCTCCCGAACGACGCCGGCGACCGGATCCGTCAGGTTCCTCGGCAACGAACTGCTGCGCCTGCCGCCCCATCTGGTCGCTCGGCTGGGCATCGCCCACTGTCCGGAACGCCGGCGTCTCTTTCCCGAGCTCTCGGTGCTGAAGAACCTCCTCCTGGGCGCGTACGGGCGCAGGGATCATCAGGTCCTCGAGGAGGATCTCGAACGAGTCTTCCGTTTGTTCCCCGCGCTCCGGGATCGCCGCCCGCAAATCGCCGCGACCCTCTCGGGCGGTGAGCAACAGATGGTGGCCTTGGGTCGCGCGTTGATGGCCCGTCCCCGGCTGCTCATGCTCGACGAGCCGTCGATCGGATTGGCCCCACTCATCAAAGCCGCGATCCGCGAGAGCCTCCACGAGATATGTCAGGGGGGTATCACCCTCCTCTTAGTGGAGCAGGATGCCGCTTTTGCGCTTTCCCTGGCCAACCGGGCGTACGTCCTGGAGTCGGGACAAGTCAGACTCAGTGGGCCAAGCGAGGCGCTCCGGGGGGATCCACGCGTCAGGGAAGCCTACCTCGGGATCGCCTAGCGGCGGCCGAAGCCTGGGCGTTCACGGCTCCGACGCGCGGACGAATCTTGAGCCGCTTCCCGGCGCTGTGCTACCATGGCACCAATTCGCATTCCCGGGAGGCTTCCCAACGCATGATCGACGATCGCACCGTCGCCCGCGTGGCCCGGCTCAGCCGGCTGGAACTCTCGCCAGAGGAGCTTGAGCGGTTCCGCCATCAACTCGGGGACATCCTGGCGTACGTGCAGCGGCTCAACGCGCTGGATCTCGGCGACGCGCCTCCCGCGGATCATCCGCGGACCGCGGCGAACGTCCTGCGCGAAGACGAGGTCCGTCCGTGCCTCAGCCAGGAGGAGGCGCTCGCCAACGCGCCCGTCGCTGAGAACGGGTACTTCGTGGTCCCCCCGGTGATCATCGAGGAGCCTTCCGAGTGAGCGCGCTTGCCGACCTCACGGCCTGCGACCTCCGCGCAAAGTTTCGCCGGGGCGAGACATCCCCCACGGAGGTCGTCCGGGCGGTGTTCGAGCGCATCGACGCGGAGGACGGGCGGCTCCACGCGTATCTCTATCTCGATCGCGACGCCGCGCTCGCCGAGGCGGCCCGGTGGGATGCCGTGGTGCGCGGGGAGGATGCGCCTCCGCTTGCCGGGATCCCGGTTGCGCTCAAGGACAACATCTGCACGCGGCACTCGCCGACGACGTGCGGGTCCCGGATCCTCGCCGGATTTCGGTCGCCGTACGACGCCACCGTGGTGACGCGCCTCCGTCGATCCGGCGCGATCATCGTGGGCAAAGCGAATTGCGACGAGTTCGCGATGGGCAGCAGCACGGAGAACTCCGCCTACGGACCCACCCGCAACCCCTGGGACGAGACCCGAGTACCCGGCGGCACGAGCGGCGGCCCGACCGCCGCGGTCGCGGCCGGGGAAGCGACCCTGGCCCTCGGGTCGGACACGGGCGGCAGCATCCGCCAGCCCGCGGCGTTCTGCGGCGTGGTCGGGATGAAACCCACCTACGGGCGGGTGTCGCGGTACGGACTCGTCGCGTTCGCGTCCTCGCTCGACCAGATCGGCCCGATCGCCCGGAGCGTGGTGGACGCCGCCCTTCTGCTCGAGGCGATCGCGGGACAGGATCCGGCCGACTCCACCTCCGCGGACGTGGAGGTCCCCGCGTATGCCGACGGCCTCATCACGAGCCTCCGCGGCATGCGGCTCGGCATCGTCAAGGAGTTCTTCGCCGAAGGCCTCGATGCCGGCGTCGCCGCGGCGGTGCGCGAGGCGATCGAGACCTGCCGCGCGCTCGGGGCGGCCTGCGAGGAGGTCTCGCTGCCCCACGCGTCCTACGCGCTGCCGGCGTATTACATCATCGCGCCGGCGGAGGCGAGCAGCAATCTGGCTCGCTACGCCGGGGTCCAGTACGGACACCGGACCGCTGACGCCCCCGACCTGGTGACGCTCTACTCGCGAACGCGGCGCGAGGGGTTCGGCGCCGAAGTGAAGCGGCGGATCATGCTCGGCACCTATGCGCTCTCGGCCGGGTACTACGAGGCATTCTACCTTCGAGCCTTGCGGGTGCGGACGCGGATCCGCCAGGATTTCGATGCGGCGTTCGAGCGGTTCGATGCGCTAGTCGGCCCGGTGACGCCCACGTCGGCGTTCCGCCTCGGCGAGAAGGTCGATGACCCGCTGCAGATGTATCTCTCGGATGTCTATACCGTTCCGCTGAACCTCGCCGGCCTTCCCGGGATCTCGGTGCCCTGCGGGTTTGTGGGCGGGCTTCCGGTGGGCCTGCAGGTCGTTGGCCGCGCCTTCGGCGAGCAGACGATCCTCAACGTGGCGCACGCGTTCGAGCAGGCCACGGAGTTCCACACCAGGCGGCCGCCACGTGGGCGCGCGGCCCGTGGAGCGTCCGCCGCGAAGAGGGCCCCGTAATGGCCCGCGTCGACGCCGGCCTCCGTCATGAGACCGTGATCGGCTTGGAAGTGCACGTGCAGCTCAGTACGGCCAGCAAGATGTTCTGCGGATGCGCCGTCGCGTTCGGCGCCCCGCCCAATACCCGTACGTGTCCCGTCTGCTTGGGGCTGCCGGGATCGTTGCCGGTGCTCAACCGTCGAGCCGTCGACCTCGGCATCCGGACCGCCTTGGCCCTGGGGTGCCACATCAACCCCGTGAGCCAATTTCACCGGAAGAACTACTATTATCCCGACCTGCCGAAGAACTATCAGATCTCCCAATACGAGTACAAGGACCACCCGCCGCTTGCGTCCGGCGGCCTGATGCGCGTGTCCACCGGTGACGAGGTCATGGAGATCGGAATCCGGCGGGTCCATCTTGAGGAAGATACCGGGAAGCTCGTGCACGCGGAGGGCCGAAGCCTGGTCGACTACAATCGCTGCGGCACTCCCCTCATGGAGGTGGTGACCGAGCCCGACCTGCACTCGCCCGAGGAGGCCAGGCTCTTCCTCATCCACCTGCGGGCGATGCTCCAGTTTGCCGAAGTGACGAGCGGCCGGCTGGAGGAGGGCACGCTCCGATGCGACGCCAACCTCTCGCTGCGGCCGGCCGGCGGTCCGCACGGGACGCGCACCGAGATCAAGAACATGAACTCCCTCCGCTCGGTGGAGCGGGCGCTCCGATTCGAGGAAGCCCGGCAGCGGCAGGCGCTCGAGCGTGGCGAGGAGGTCGTGCAGGAGACGCGCCACTGGGATGAAGACCGCGAGGTCACCTTTTCCTCTCGCGAGAAGGAGGAGGCGCAGGACTACCGCTACTTCCCGGAGCCGGACCTCACCCCGCTTCAGATCGACGCGCCGTGGGTCGATCGGATCCGGGCGGGCCTTCCCGAGCTGCCCGAGGCTCGGCGGCGCCGGTTCGTCGAAGCATTCGGCATCCCCGAGCACGATGCGGGGCTGCTCACGGCGACCCGGGCGATGGCGGAGTTCTTTGAGGAGACGGTCAGGCGGTTTGTTAAACCCAAGATCGTCAGCAATTGGCTCATCGGTGACGTCGCTGCGTACCTGAACGCCGCGGGCCGCGAGATTGAGGAACTCCCACTCCGTCCGGACCACCTCGCGGGCCTCTTGATGCTCGTCGACACGGGGAAGCTGAGCGGCCGGTCCGCGAAAGAGGTGCTCGAGGAGATGCTCCGCACCGGACGGCCCGCGGACGCGATCGTCCAGGAGCGGGGCCTGGTGCAGATCAGCGATGAAGCGATGCTGGCCGCCGTCGTGCAGGAGGTGATCGTGGAACACCCCGGGCCGGTGGGGGATGTGCGCGCGGGGAAGGACCAAGCGGTGACCTTTCTGGTCGGCCAGGTGATGAAGAAGACCCGGGGCCGCGCGAACCCGGCGATGGTCAATCGCCTGGTCCGAGAGCAGCTCGGTGTCGCGTAGCCCCGCCCGTCCGGCATCGCCGCGACCGGCGCGGAAACGAGCGGCCCGAGGGATAGGCCCGGCACCCGTTCGGATCGCCCCCGGCCGTGAGATGATCGTCCGGTTTTCACGGATGGGGGCCGGCGGAGAGGCCCTGGCCACGGTTGCGGGAAGAGAAGTCGCCGTGCCCTACGCCGCGCCGGGGGAGGAAGCGGTCATCCGGGTTCTCCGCGTCGAGCGGGGTCGCGCGGAGGGCCGGCTCGTCGCCCTTCGCATCGCCTCACCCAAGGTCGTCAGTCCGCGCTGCCCGCATTTTGGCAGGTGTGGCGGGTGCCAGTGGCAACACCTAGAGTACTCCGCGCAACTCGAGCAGAAGACCGCGCTCATTCAAGAAGCACTCCGGCAGGGCCACCTGTCCGATCGCCCCGTCTCCGATGCCGTCGGCTGGGGGCCGCCCTGGGAGTTTCGCACCCATCTCGAAGCCACAGTCGGCGCCCGTGATGGACGGCGGGTGCTGGGGTTCTTCAGCTGGGGCGGGGACCGGGTCGTTGAGGTCGGCCAGTGCCCCGTCCAGCACCCGTCCAATGTAGCCGCCATGAATGCCGTGCGGACGGCGTGGGAGGCGCTCCGGCCCGTCGCGGGCATCCTCCGGGGGCTGATCAGCCGGGTTGGTGCGGCGTCCGGTGAAGTCATGCTGGGCCTCTCGGTGATGCGGCCATTATCGGTGGCGGAGCGGGGCGTGGTGGTACGCACGTTGCTCGACGCGGTACCGCAGCTCGTGAGCCTGATGGAAGTCCGGGCCCCACGCCGCGGGCATCTCCTCGCCGGACGGCGCGCGGACCTTTTGTGGGGCCGGCCCTACGTCGAAGACGACGTCGCGGGGGTCC is a window encoding:
- a CDS encoding enoyl-CoA hydratase/isomerase family protein, whose protein sequence is MVGSLGSGEQGETILNDRSEVGREIERNASASLVDLGGGAACVVFHSKLNTLDLDIVQMLDTALDRLERDFAALVIGNPAKDFSVGGNLQLLVLGAAEGRWDEIDRAVRQFQYVTLRIRKAPKPVIGAPSGRTLAGGAELCLACARLQAAAETYMGLVETGVGLVPAGGGTMEMVKRAQARIPAEVAADLLPLVQWTFETIALAKVSRSASEARAWGYLREHDGITTNAGRLIEDAKDAALAVARLGYRPSGPGRIRVIGQRGRAALWALLYNLKAGGHITPYDEVVGRKLAHVMAGGDVPEGAWVSEEYLLDLEREAYLSLLGEAKTQERIRHLLRTGTPLRN
- a CDS encoding acetyl-CoA C-acyltransferase; protein product: MRDAVIVSAVRTAVGKAPRGTLKDTRPDEMAAVVIREAVRRVPGLAPDAVEDVVLGCAMPEGEQGLNVARVASLRAGLPVGTSAQTVNRFCSSGLQAIAIASYEVMVGQVDVAVAGGVESMSLVPRRGNKYAPNPHLAAEWPEVFISMGLTAENVARRFNISRVDQDAFSLRSHERAAAARASGRFRDEVVQLAVMRWEEEDGRPRGRETVFEVDEGVRPDTSLDRLAALAPAFARDGTVTAGNSSQTSDGAAAAVVMAGEVAERLGVRPLGIFRSFAVAGVAPEVMGVGPVEAVPKALNHAGVRLQDVDLIELNEAFAAQSLAVIRVLDLDEERLNVNGGAIALGHPLGCSGARMTATLLHEMRRRRARYGVVTMCVGGGMGAAGVFERP
- a CDS encoding ABC transporter substrate-binding protein → MRRWGALVIVAALIAIGPSGAGAQAPLIKVGVPGPLQLAVGQGIVYGLELAAGEINAAGGILGRKLTLVPEDEAENPEVGIAAIRKLIESNKVDVLIGGQTSGVVLAQLPHISRGKIIYLGVGASSPLITEQVRKDYANFKYLFRVTPVNSTYLGFALADFVDEFVKTELKATKIAIVGENLVWVQGVLPAMERRLAEKQGLQVVYKELFDVRTTDFSPMFAKARAAGAQFVVPLMSHASSDVVVKAYASLKVPVPWGGIDVKQQEADACEKLGGASVGEVILFGSPPLKVAVTPKSIPFLEKYTDRFKRAPVYTSFGAYDAMYIYKAAVEKAQTLDPEKVIPFLEKTDYVGASGHVVFDEVHDVRYGPGYAVETMVQWQDGCKRALIWPRNLATGKYAPLAWLR
- a CDS encoding branched-chain amino acid ABC transporter permease — protein: MADVLILGAINSAIYAMLALGFTLIFGVGRVVNLAHGSFYAMGVYIAYTLVVVLGLPLLVGTAAAVLAVAAVGLAMDRVLIRPLRHSVLAVLIITVVFALLSEQVIFAFYGYTSRNIPSFTTTTLNVLGVTVAGQRAIAFAVGGIALGLVWLLVYRTRFGSAILAVAQDREAATYLGIDVEHVSRTVMVLSAALAATAGVLVAPVLVVSPQMWVLPLIKSFAVVILGGLGSIPGSLLASVLLGYSETAVSRFASSALSELVPLVLILVTLVVRPSGLLGRRIEL
- a CDS encoding branched-chain amino acid ABC transporter permease, producing the protein MDELSEHPPVPAAMSGMRTAAPGVAVLLALALVPLAVRDRYFLSVFTLANLYAAIAASWDLLSGYTGRENFGHALFIGTGAYTAALLNTRLHLSPALGIAAGGVVVVAFAILVGVPTLRLRGPYFALATLAVAGIMERLTLLLWPLTGGEDGVYGVQPLSLSAPTTYYATLAFMAVVVVGLYWATRSKWGMVLRAIRANEMACEASGLNTTVYKMGALLLSALPAGLAGGLYAHVQEHVGPSVYSAALSVTVIIMAVIGGIGTIYGAAAGGFLLTALGEVLRGFGSYRLLLFSAILLPVILYWPGGVIVQLVGWLRERERWRC
- a CDS encoding ABC transporter ATP-binding protein, which codes for MALLTTEGLTKRFGGLTAVDAVTFAVEAGDLVGIIGPNGAGKTTLFSLLSGFLRPDLGAVVFKDRRISGRPPHRIVDQGLARTFQVVRPFTNMTVLDNVATACVSPRARRMAGGRDVWLHAMEIIAAVELEKKAAQPVETLPFGDLRRLEIARALATHPELLLLDEPFSGLSILEAAPLVTLIGTLARRGTTILIVEHKLRELMQLVTRVIVMQFGQIIAEGPPAVVAQSPRVVEAYLGGTMSVPLR
- a CDS encoding ABC transporter ATP-binding protein gives rise to the protein MTAVLDLRDLRVAYGRALALDGITLAIEEGEAVAVLGPNGAGKTTLLRAISRTTPATGSVRFLGNELLRLPPHLVARLGIAHCPERRRLFPELSVLKNLLLGAYGRRDHQVLEEDLERVFRLFPALRDRRPQIAATLSGGEQQMVALGRALMARPRLLMLDEPSIGLAPLIKAAIRESLHEICQGGITLLLVEQDAAFALSLANRAYVLESGQVRLSGPSEALRGDPRVREAYLGIA
- the gatC gene encoding Asp-tRNA(Asn)/Glu-tRNA(Gln) amidotransferase subunit GatC; the encoded protein is MIDDRTVARVARLSRLELSPEELERFRHQLGDILAYVQRLNALDLGDAPPADHPRTAANVLREDEVRPCLSQEEALANAPVAENGYFVVPPVIIEEPSE
- the gatA gene encoding Asp-tRNA(Asn)/Glu-tRNA(Gln) amidotransferase subunit GatA, producing MSALADLTACDLRAKFRRGETSPTEVVRAVFERIDAEDGRLHAYLYLDRDAALAEAARWDAVVRGEDAPPLAGIPVALKDNICTRHSPTTCGSRILAGFRSPYDATVVTRLRRSGAIIVGKANCDEFAMGSSTENSAYGPTRNPWDETRVPGGTSGGPTAAVAAGEATLALGSDTGGSIRQPAAFCGVVGMKPTYGRVSRYGLVAFASSLDQIGPIARSVVDAALLLEAIAGQDPADSTSADVEVPAYADGLITSLRGMRLGIVKEFFAEGLDAGVAAAVREAIETCRALGAACEEVSLPHASYALPAYYIIAPAEASSNLARYAGVQYGHRTADAPDLVTLYSRTRREGFGAEVKRRIMLGTYALSAGYYEAFYLRALRVRTRIRQDFDAAFERFDALVGPVTPTSAFRLGEKVDDPLQMYLSDVYTVPLNLAGLPGISVPCGFVGGLPVGLQVVGRAFGEQTILNVAHAFEQATEFHTRRPPRGRAARGASAAKRAP
- the gatB gene encoding Asp-tRNA(Asn)/Glu-tRNA(Gln) amidotransferase subunit GatB, whose protein sequence is MARVDAGLRHETVIGLEVHVQLSTASKMFCGCAVAFGAPPNTRTCPVCLGLPGSLPVLNRRAVDLGIRTALALGCHINPVSQFHRKNYYYPDLPKNYQISQYEYKDHPPLASGGLMRVSTGDEVMEIGIRRVHLEEDTGKLVHAEGRSLVDYNRCGTPLMEVVTEPDLHSPEEARLFLIHLRAMLQFAEVTSGRLEEGTLRCDANLSLRPAGGPHGTRTEIKNMNSLRSVERALRFEEARQRQALERGEEVVQETRHWDEDREVTFSSREKEEAQDYRYFPEPDLTPLQIDAPWVDRIRAGLPELPEARRRRFVEAFGIPEHDAGLLTATRAMAEFFEETVRRFVKPKIVSNWLIGDVAAYLNAAGREIEELPLRPDHLAGLLMLVDTGKLSGRSAKEVLEEMLRTGRPADAIVQERGLVQISDEAMLAAVVQEVIVEHPGPVGDVRAGKDQAVTFLVGQVMKKTRGRANPAMVNRLVREQLGVA
- the rlmD gene encoding 23S rRNA (uracil(1939)-C(5))-methyltransferase RlmD, with product MIVRFSRMGAGGEALATVAGREVAVPYAAPGEEAVIRVLRVERGRAEGRLVALRIASPKVVSPRCPHFGRCGGCQWQHLEYSAQLEQKTALIQEALRQGHLSDRPVSDAVGWGPPWEFRTHLEATVGARDGRRVLGFFSWGGDRVVEVGQCPVQHPSNVAAMNAVRTAWEALRPVAGILRGLISRVGAASGEVMLGLSVMRPLSVAERGVVVRTLLDAVPQLVSLMEVRAPRRGHLLAGRRADLLWGRPYVEDDVAGVRFHVPLVAEFPVNRHAVPGLIELILGALDASSADTVLEPDAGIGGYTLHLALAAGRVVAVTTADQLDAAWDNARLNQITNCRFYTRNPVRALEKIAKREPIRLAFLHPPGTGLAPDLPPALRRAGIQRVAYLGRALGALANDAVTLEREGFRIRRVQPVDLSPQTSRVHALISASMV